A section of the Alkalihalobacillus sp. LMS39 genome encodes:
- the nikA gene encoding nickel ABC transporter substrate-binding protein, with amino-acid sequence MKHNVFLCILILLAFLFVGCSSPSNDTATNEKDKEKTVLQDEDKSLTLLFSFASKTIDPHQDAMGVRAGIAETLVKIDENLNIQPWLAEKWEQEDDITWTFTVRDDITFHDGTVVDANAVKASFDRLLEVNDAMGSALKIESIEASGQEITFVTTEPYPAFLSELVHTNTSVVKVDEENISEKPIATGAFKVIDFISESEIKLERYDGYWDGVANINNVTIKFNADGNVRALALQSGEADIAYHLPPEALEPIEVNDDLRIESISSLRVHFLLYNAAKPALQDLNVRKALDLLVNREIVVSEIMNHHGTAANGPFHPNFPFANEKAETAYNPAEAEALLKEAGYEKNSEGMLEKDGEVLALTLATYQGRPELPLIAQYLQAEAASVGIDINITVIEDIDSYLWEKQNEWDIVTYSNLTAPRGDGGYFLNVAYQPEGSLNPAQINIPELNDVTNHLNATAETENRIELTKEAVTIIQEEIPQSFVVFPHIIVGVNERIKHWTPGSEEYYLITNEMDVE; translated from the coding sequence ATGAAGCACAATGTATTCCTATGTATACTTATTTTATTAGCATTCCTTTTTGTAGGATGTTCAAGTCCGAGCAATGATACGGCAACAAATGAAAAGGATAAAGAAAAAACGGTTTTACAAGACGAAGATAAATCACTAACACTTTTATTTAGTTTTGCATCAAAAACGATTGACCCACACCAAGACGCGATGGGTGTGAGAGCAGGTATAGCAGAAACATTAGTAAAAATTGATGAGAATTTAAATATTCAACCGTGGTTAGCAGAAAAGTGGGAGCAAGAAGATGACATTACGTGGACATTTACAGTAAGAGACGATATTACGTTCCATGATGGTACAGTTGTTGATGCTAATGCTGTGAAAGCATCTTTCGACCGATTACTAGAAGTAAATGATGCAATGGGGTCAGCATTGAAAATCGAGTCAATCGAAGCGAGTGGGCAAGAGATTACGTTTGTGACGACTGAGCCTTATCCAGCGTTTTTATCTGAACTTGTTCATACAAATACATCTGTCGTAAAAGTAGATGAAGAGAATATAAGTGAAAAACCAATCGCAACAGGAGCATTTAAAGTCATTGATTTTATCTCGGAATCTGAAATCAAACTTGAGCGATATGATGGGTATTGGGACGGAGTAGCAAATATTAACAACGTCACGATAAAATTTAATGCTGATGGGAATGTACGTGCTCTTGCATTACAATCAGGTGAAGCTGATATTGCCTATCATTTACCACCAGAAGCATTAGAACCGATTGAAGTTAATGATGATTTGCGAATAGAATCGATTTCTAGCTTAAGGGTTCATTTTCTATTATACAATGCAGCCAAGCCAGCATTACAAGATTTGAATGTCCGAAAAGCTCTTGATTTATTAGTTAACCGAGAAATTGTCGTTAGCGAAATTATGAATCACCATGGGACAGCTGCAAATGGTCCTTTTCATCCAAATTTTCCATTTGCGAATGAAAAAGCTGAAACTGCGTATAATCCAGCTGAAGCCGAAGCTTTGTTGAAAGAAGCAGGATACGAAAAAAATAGTGAAGGAATGCTTGAAAAGGATGGGGAAGTTTTAGCATTAACACTAGCAACCTATCAAGGAAGACCAGAATTACCATTAATCGCTCAATATTTACAAGCAGAAGCAGCTAGTGTTGGGATTGATATTAACATTACGGTTATTGAAGACATAGATAGCTATTTATGGGAAAAACAAAATGAATGGGATATTGTAACTTACTCTAATTTAACGGCTCCAAGAGGGGACGGAGGTTATTTTTTAAATGTAGCTTATCAGCCAGAAGGGTCTTTAAATCCAGCGCAAATCAATATTCCTGAATTAAATGATGTGACGAATCATCTAAATGCAACGGCAGAAACAGAAAATAGAATCGAGTTGACGAAAGAAGCAGTAACCATTATCCAAGAAGAAATACCACAGTCTTTCGTCGTTTTTCCTCATATTATTGTTGGTGTAAACGAACGTATTAAACATTGGACACCAGGTTCAGAGGAATACTATCTCATTACAAATGAAATGGACGTCGAGTAA
- the nikB gene encoding nickel ABC transporter permease: MGNVINMIKRRGLQLIIMVFLLSFVSFLLMKITPGDPIRELLKVDDIAATTIDEERLRQEYGFDRPILIQYGEWIWGVMNLDLGESIISKRPVLDVIMSRLPATLALACGGLLVLFLISLPLGVIGALYKDRWPDYISRVIALFGASMPSFWLGLILIYIFSLQLNLLPVMGKGTLAHFILPSVTLGMAMAPMYIRLLRERLISIFQSSYIEAAMARGVSKTRILIFHAVRGSIIPVVTLFGLSMGSLLGGITVIEILFSWPGMGELIVNAVSQRDYPVIQGYILIVGVLVVVINLIVDILYWFIDPQIKHGKEAA, translated from the coding sequence ATGGGTAATGTAATAAACATGATTAAAAGAAGAGGATTGCAGTTGATTATCATGGTGTTTCTATTATCATTCGTTAGTTTTCTACTAATGAAGATAACACCAGGGGACCCGATACGAGAACTATTAAAGGTAGACGATATTGCTGCTACAACGATAGATGAAGAAAGACTAAGGCAAGAATATGGATTTGACCGACCGATCCTCATTCAATATGGAGAATGGATATGGGGAGTTATGAATCTTGATTTAGGTGAATCCATTATTTCGAAACGACCAGTATTAGATGTGATAATGAGTCGGCTTCCAGCTACATTAGCATTAGCATGTGGAGGACTTCTTGTTTTATTCTTGATTTCGCTTCCTCTTGGTGTCATTGGAGCGCTCTATAAAGACCGTTGGCCGGATTATATTAGTCGGGTCATTGCTTTATTTGGAGCTTCCATGCCAAGTTTTTGGTTAGGCTTAATCCTTATTTATATTTTTTCATTACAGTTAAATCTACTTCCAGTGATGGGAAAAGGCACACTTGCTCATTTTATATTACCTTCCGTAACACTCGGTATGGCGATGGCACCGATGTATATTCGATTGTTAAGAGAAAGGTTAATTTCAATTTTTCAAAGCTCTTATATCGAAGCTGCTATGGCAAGGGGCGTAAGTAAAACGAGAATTTTAATCTTTCATGCGGTAAGAGGAAGTATCATTCCGGTTGTCACTTTATTTGGTTTAAGTATGGGGAGTTTATTAGGTGGCATTACTGTCATCGAAATCCTATTTTCTTGGCCAGGGATGGGTGAATTAATTGTGAATGCAGTCAGTCAACGAGATTATCCTGTAATCCAAGGATATATACTCATAGTTGGGGTGCTTGTTGTTGTCATCAATTTAATCGTGGATATTCTTTATTGGTTTATTGATCCACAGATCAAACATGGAAAGGAAGCCGCTTAA
- the nikC gene encoding nickel transporter permease — protein sequence MEVVFKRNSKRRLSNPSMIGGLILASLIVSLIFLGEWMSPHHPYDINMENRLEPSSDEHWFGTDQLGRDVFSRIAAGAKITIGLGVTAILLSLVIGVPIGLISGYVGGRIDAIFMRMVDGILAFPDFILAIAIAGILGPSLTNIIIAIVLVRWIMYARVVRGLLLSEKEKEYIYVSKLSNSSSFKTIRMHLLPQVLPEIIAMAAIDVGKVILLISALSYIGLGAQPPIAEWGAMLNDGRGYFQVVPSLMVYPGLAIMIAVLCFYLLGDGIKHKLDIQRGRNEW from the coding sequence ATGGAAGTAGTGTTTAAAAGAAATAGTAAGCGCCGTCTTTCCAATCCAAGTATGATTGGAGGGCTCATATTAGCGAGTTTGATAGTAAGTCTTATTTTTCTTGGCGAGTGGATGTCTCCTCATCATCCATATGATATTAATATGGAAAATCGACTTGAACCAAGTTCGGATGAACATTGGTTTGGTACAGATCAATTAGGTCGGGATGTTTTCTCTCGCATTGCAGCAGGAGCAAAGATTACGATTGGGTTAGGAGTAACCGCGATCTTGTTATCTTTAGTTATTGGTGTACCGATAGGGTTGATTTCAGGGTATGTCGGGGGAAGAATCGATGCGATTTTCATGCGAATGGTGGATGGTATATTGGCGTTTCCCGATTTTATCTTAGCCATTGCCATTGCAGGAATATTAGGACCGAGCTTAACCAATATCATTATTGCGATTGTTCTTGTCCGGTGGATTATGTATGCTAGAGTCGTGCGAGGTTTACTTTTATCTGAAAAAGAAAAAGAGTATATTTATGTATCAAAACTATCGAACTCTAGTTCATTTAAAACAATTCGAATGCATCTCCTTCCTCAAGTACTTCCAGAAATTATAGCGATGGCAGCGATTGATGTTGGAAAGGTCATTTTACTTATTTCTGCTTTATCTTATATAGGATTAGGAGCACAACCTCCTATCGCCGAATGGGGGGCCATGTTAAATGATGGTCGCGGCTATTTTCAAGTCGTTCCTTCGTTAATGGTGTATCCAGGTTTGGCAATCATGATAGCAGTTTTATGTTTTTATCTATTAGGAGATGGAATAAAGCACAAGCTTGATATCCAACGAGGGAGGAATGAATGGTGA
- a CDS encoding ABC transporter ATP-binding protein, protein MVSPVLSMKQLSIDSILCGVNLSIESGEIVGLIGESGSGKSMTARAILRLLPHGMNVTGNIFVGGVDLLSLQKKDHHKRLGKDIGMVFQDYRGSFTPFIKVGKQMVETLCAHQFSKVEAKTVTLNVLTKMGLNAQQIYRSYPFQLSGGQVQRAAIAMMLALKPKLLICDEVTTALDVMSGEKVLQAIHEVRNETGCGVLFITHDLVQAFTHTSRLYVMKEGTIIEEGKTEKIQNHPSHSYTKQLCSSILSLPPVPTTTKRGIL, encoded by the coding sequence ATGGTGAGTCCGGTATTATCAATGAAACAGTTGAGTATTGATTCGATATTATGCGGGGTAAACTTGTCTATTGAAAGCGGAGAAATCGTTGGGCTAATTGGGGAGAGTGGTAGTGGGAAAAGCATGACAGCAAGAGCGATTTTGCGCCTTCTTCCACATGGAATGAATGTAACTGGAAATATCTTTGTAGGTGGAGTAGACTTATTGTCACTTCAGAAAAAAGATCATCATAAAAGACTAGGAAAAGACATTGGCATGGTGTTTCAAGATTATCGCGGGAGCTTCACCCCGTTTATTAAAGTTGGCAAGCAAATGGTTGAAACGCTTTGTGCCCATCAATTTTCAAAGGTTGAAGCTAAAACGGTTACGCTGAATGTATTAACCAAAATGGGGTTAAATGCACAACAAATTTATCGAAGCTATCCATTTCAATTAAGTGGTGGGCAAGTTCAACGAGCCGCCATTGCTATGATGCTGGCATTAAAACCGAAGCTGTTAATATGTGATGAAGTAACAACAGCTCTAGATGTAATGAGTGGAGAAAAGGTGCTTCAAGCGATTCATGAAGTGAGAAATGAAACAGGATGTGGTGTTTTATTTATTACTCATGACCTTGTACAAGCGTTTACACATACATCACGACTTTATGTTATGAAAGAAGGAACGATCATCGAAGAGGGCAAGACGGAAAAAATTCAAAATCACCCATCTCACTCTTATACAAAACAGCTGTGCTCGTCAATATTGTCATTGCCTCCTGTTCCAACGACAACGAAAAGAGGAATATTATGA
- a CDS encoding dipeptide/oligopeptide/nickel ABC transporter ATP-binding protein has protein sequence MSLLSFQQVAKTYGKSHKALKDISFSVDKGESVGIVGESGSGKSSIAKIIVGLESFQEGTVEFNKKQLPIAKREELRQFRKETQFIFQDTTSTLNPKLPIWRSITEPLCNYPEVLPSFINGKTMSPENMAKVLLDIVGLDESFVHRYPHELSGGQKQRVSIARALSVEPSLLICDEPTASLDMMIQVQILKLLQTLKEKLQTTILFISHDLRAVSFLCEKVIVLKHGIIVDSFPIADLYHIERHPYTKALIKAASSHEK, from the coding sequence ATGAGTTTGTTATCCTTTCAGCAAGTAGCGAAAACATACGGAAAAAGCCACAAGGCATTAAAAGATATTTCATTTTCAGTTGATAAAGGAGAATCTGTTGGTATTGTGGGAGAAAGCGGTAGTGGAAAAAGTTCAATTGCAAAAATCATTGTTGGGTTAGAATCGTTTCAGGAAGGGACAGTCGAATTTAATAAGAAACAACTTCCTATCGCCAAACGAGAAGAATTACGACAATTTCGAAAAGAAACGCAATTCATTTTTCAAGATACGACGAGTACATTAAATCCTAAATTACCAATTTGGAGAAGTATAACAGAGCCATTATGTAATTACCCAGAAGTTCTCCCTTCTTTTATAAATGGAAAGACGATGTCGCCAGAAAACATGGCAAAAGTTTTGTTAGACATTGTTGGTTTAGATGAATCTTTTGTTCATAGGTACCCACATGAATTAAGTGGGGGCCAAAAGCAAAGAGTTAGCATTGCTCGGGCGCTAAGTGTTGAGCCGTCTTTGCTTATTTGTGATGAACCGACAGCAAGTCTTGATATGATGATTCAAGTTCAAATTTTGAAATTGTTACAAACACTAAAGGAAAAACTGCAAACGACGATTTTATTTATTTCACATGATTTACGGGCCGTCTCTTTTTTATGTGAAAAAGTTATCGTTCTTAAACATGGAATCATTGTAGATTCTTTTCCGATTGCTGATCTATATCATATAGAACGGCATCCATATACAAAAGCGTTAATTAAAGCAGCCTCTTCACATGAAAAATAG
- a CDS encoding MATE family efflux transporter produces the protein MKVNLSLKQQEQSFTNRHYLYLAIPLIISGISTPLLGAVDTAVIGQMGNASAIGGVAIGAVIFNTMYWLLGFLRVSTSGFTAQADGANNKNETILALLRPAIIAIVVGVLFIILQKPILQIALAVIGGNETVSTYAAEYYTIRIWGAPFLLLSYVIIGWLIGMGKVRLSLSTQIFMNSLNIGLDLLFVIQFGMGVVGVAYATVISEVVAVGLGISLILYSKKISFSSITRKMLFDIEPVKKMIRVNRDLFLRTVCLLTMTVMFTSKAASMGDTVLAANAILLQIHYIIAYFFGGFANASSIVVGRSIGARNYSLYRRAYFFSAQYGLLAAVVLSTGLFVFDDFIISMFTTSPEVMNTVHEYLVWMLIFPFVGFWALQLEGIYSGATEARAIRDGIFLSLLLFFTALWYLAPYGNDGLWIAFLLFSVGRSMFLSLFIKRVTQLHFNSVAPVVPKKGII, from the coding sequence ATGAAAGTCAATCTTTCTTTAAAACAGCAAGAACAATCATTTACCAATCGCCATTATTTATATTTGGCGATTCCGTTAATTATATCTGGGATCTCTACGCCTTTATTAGGAGCTGTTGATACAGCTGTCATTGGACAAATGGGGAATGCCTCCGCTATTGGTGGGGTAGCGATTGGCGCTGTTATTTTTAATACAATGTACTGGCTATTAGGATTTTTACGAGTGAGTACGAGCGGGTTTACTGCTCAAGCGGACGGAGCCAACAACAAAAACGAAACGATTTTAGCTTTACTACGCCCGGCTATTATTGCGATTGTTGTAGGGGTGTTATTTATTATATTACAAAAGCCCATCTTACAAATTGCGTTAGCTGTTATTGGTGGGAATGAAACGGTTTCAACCTATGCAGCTGAGTATTATACAATTCGAATTTGGGGAGCCCCATTTTTACTGTTAAGTTATGTCATCATTGGCTGGCTAATCGGAATGGGAAAAGTACGCTTGTCACTAAGTACACAAATTTTTATGAATTCCTTAAATATTGGATTAGACCTCCTTTTTGTTATACAGTTCGGCATGGGAGTTGTTGGTGTTGCTTATGCAACAGTTATTTCCGAAGTAGTTGCAGTTGGATTAGGAATCTCACTGATTTTATATTCAAAAAAAATAAGCTTTTCCTCAATCACTCGAAAGATGTTATTCGACATCGAACCAGTCAAAAAAATGATTCGAGTGAACCGTGATTTGTTTTTGCGAACGGTATGCTTGTTAACGATGACAGTCATGTTTACTTCAAAAGCAGCAAGTATGGGAGATACAGTGCTGGCAGCAAATGCAATTTTGCTTCAAATTCATTATATTATTGCTTATTTCTTTGGTGGATTTGCGAATGCTTCTAGTATTGTGGTTGGAAGGTCTATAGGTGCAAGAAATTATTCGTTATACCGGAGAGCTTATTTCTTCTCGGCCCAATATGGACTATTAGCCGCTGTCGTGTTATCAACAGGCTTATTTGTTTTTGATGATTTTATTATATCCATGTTTACGACAAGCCCAGAGGTGATGAATACTGTCCATGAATACCTAGTTTGGATGTTAATTTTCCCGTTTGTTGGTTTTTGGGCATTGCAACTGGAAGGGATATATTCAGGCGCAACGGAAGCACGTGCGATTCGGGATGGTATTTTTCTATCGTTGCTTTTGTTTTTCACCGCTCTTTGGTATTTAGCCCCGTATGGTAACGATGGATTATGGATCGCATTTTTATTATTTAGTGTTGGTCGTTCTATGTTTTTATCTTTGTTTATAAAAAGAGTCACCCAGCTTCATTTTAACAGCGTTGCGCCTGTAGTTCCGAAAAAAGGGATTATCTAA
- a CDS encoding FAD/NAD(P)-binding protein gives MKEWTIIGGGIQGCTLANYLLKSKRTTTENLAIVDPNDSPLSTWNRCTSEIEMPFLRSPSIHHIDIDPFSLEKWAKSKEGKQYADFYGPYDRPSLMLFNHHCEHIFEEIQLKKSWVTGLVQQVIRKGSQWDITLSSGQQFKSKNTVLAMGLSDHPYWPEWAQKVQKMGADVHHIFDRQKAKPIDKMGDVVVIGGGISAVHTVIKLSKSHEGKITLITRHPFRVFPFDSDPGWLGPKYMREFQKVKSYETRRQMIIKARHRGSMPNELKVKVNRLQKENKIDILFGEINDVTFNENELKVVHESKTIKAQQIILATGFHPTAPGMSWLQSTIQDENLLCATCGYPIVSSDSLQWAEGLYVTGALSELEIGPVARNLSGARRAALKIVAH, from the coding sequence ATGAAGGAATGGACAATTATAGGTGGTGGCATACAAGGCTGCACATTGGCAAACTATTTACTTAAATCAAAACGAACAACAACTGAAAACTTGGCCATTGTTGATCCAAATGATTCACCATTATCAACATGGAATCGTTGCACGTCAGAAATCGAAATGCCATTTTTGCGTTCTCCTTCTATCCATCATATTGATATCGATCCATTTTCACTTGAAAAATGGGCAAAGTCGAAAGAAGGGAAACAATATGCCGACTTTTATGGTCCTTACGATCGACCGTCTTTAATGCTTTTCAATCACCATTGTGAACATATTTTTGAGGAAATTCAACTCAAAAAAAGCTGGGTTACAGGATTAGTACAACAAGTAATCCGTAAAGGCTCACAATGGGATATTACTTTGTCTAGTGGGCAGCAATTTAAGAGTAAGAATACAGTATTAGCTATGGGGTTGAGTGACCATCCATACTGGCCAGAATGGGCTCAAAAAGTCCAGAAAATGGGTGCGGATGTTCATCACATTTTTGACCGACAAAAAGCAAAACCAATTGACAAAATGGGTGATGTTGTTGTCATTGGTGGTGGTATTAGTGCTGTACATACAGTGATTAAACTATCTAAAAGTCATGAAGGAAAAATAACACTTATTACAAGGCATCCTTTCCGTGTCTTTCCTTTTGATTCAGATCCTGGATGGTTAGGGCCAAAATATATGAGGGAATTTCAAAAAGTAAAAAGCTATGAAACGAGAAGACAAATGATTATAAAAGCCAGACATCGTGGTTCGATGCCAAATGAACTTAAAGTGAAAGTAAACAGACTACAAAAGGAAAATAAAATTGATATTCTCTTCGGAGAAATCAATGACGTTACGTTTAATGAAAATGAACTTAAAGTGGTGCATGAGTCCAAGACGATAAAGGCGCAACAAATCATACTTGCGACTGGATTTCACCCTACCGCTCCAGGGATGTCATGGTTACAGTCAACAATTCAAGATGAGAATTTGCTGTGTGCTACATGTGGGTATCCGATTGTTTCTTCTGACTCTTTACAATGGGCCGAGGGGTTGTACGTCACAGGAGCATTATCAGAACTTGAGATTGGACCAGTTGCTAGAAATCTTTCAGGTGCTAGAAGAGCGGCTCTTAAAATTGTAGCACATTAA
- a CDS encoding VOC family protein has protein sequence MEIIEKIDTICLKVRDIKKAKEWYKEKLNFKVSYDGGHYIVFQIGNSSVPLTLEQGESKNSTTYPIFYTSRIEEAHEQLKSKGITVDEVQKDGVNTFFTFYDLDGNLLQLCYWHD, from the coding sequence ATGGAAATTATCGAAAAAATTGATACGATATGTCTTAAAGTGAGAGATATTAAAAAGGCAAAAGAATGGTATAAAGAAAAGTTAAATTTTAAAGTAAGTTATGATGGTGGACATTATATTGTCTTTCAAATTGGAAATAGCAGCGTACCGTTAACTCTCGAACAGGGTGAAAGCAAAAATAGTACAACTTACCCGATTTTTTATACTAGTCGTATAGAGGAAGCTCATGAACAGTTAAAATCAAAAGGAATTACGGTTGATGAGGTTCAAAAAGACGGAGTAAATACCTTTTTTACTTTTTACGATTTAGACGGAAATCTTCTTCAACTATGTTATTGGCACGATTAA
- a CDS encoding DUF421 domain-containing protein has translation MTVFEVILRTTIAFIILYILCRILNKKLISQMTFFDFVAGITIGSLVASSIIMTDVPIFISMVGLFFFCLYVFITSIIAIKSLWGRKVLEDEPTYLMKDGQILEEGLKKSRFTVDSLLTNLRKKNVFNIDEVDTAFLETDGTVTVLKKAPYLPAMQKDVFNVQVTRGVGQAFIIDGKILKKSLDILEKDIDWVKTVLAQHKISSIDDVFFAQIDKQGMVYIDKRSDII, from the coding sequence ATGACAGTGTTTGAAGTGATTTTACGAACTACGATTGCTTTTATTATTTTATATATATTATGTCGGATATTAAACAAGAAATTAATCTCGCAAATGACATTTTTTGATTTTGTTGCGGGGATCACAATTGGGTCCTTAGTCGCAAGTTCAATTATTATGACAGATGTGCCGATTTTCATTAGTATGGTTGGTTTATTTTTCTTTTGTTTATATGTGTTTATTACAAGTATCATTGCGATAAAAAGTTTATGGGGAAGAAAAGTATTAGAAGATGAACCAACCTATTTGATGAAAGATGGACAAATTTTAGAAGAAGGGTTAAAAAAATCGAGATTTACTGTAGATAGTTTATTAACTAATTTACGAAAAAAAAATGTATTTAACATTGATGAAGTAGATACCGCTTTTCTAGAAACAGATGGAACTGTCACTGTCCTGAAAAAGGCACCATACTTACCAGCTATGCAAAAAGATGTATTTAATGTACAAGTGACAAGAGGGGTAGGGCAAGCTTTTATAATCGATGGGAAAATTTTGAAGAAAAGCTTAGATATATTAGAAAAAGACATTGATTGGGTGAAAACAGTGCTAGCTCAACATAAAATCAGTTCTATTGATGATGTGTTTTTTGCCCAAATAGATAAACAAGGAATGGTTTATATTGATAAAAGAAGTGATATCATTTAA
- a CDS encoding YebC/PmpR family DNA-binding transcriptional regulator, whose amino-acid sequence MGRKWNNIKEKKASKDANTSRIYAKFGREIYVAAKQGEPDPESNRALKVVLERAKTYSVPKAIIERAIEKAKGGSEESYDELRYEGFGPNGSMIIVDALTNNVNRTAAEVRSAFNKNGGNMGVSGSVAYMFDATAVFGVEGKSADDVLELLMEADIDARDILDEDSSVIVYAEPDQFHAVQEAFKNIGVTDFTLAELTMLAQNDIALSEEDQVQFEKLIDALEDLEDVQQVYHNVELN is encoded by the coding sequence ATGGGTCGTAAATGGAACAATATTAAAGAGAAAAAGGCATCCAAAGATGCGAATACAAGTCGAATTTATGCCAAGTTTGGTCGAGAAATATATGTAGCGGCTAAACAAGGAGAACCTGATCCAGAATCAAACAGAGCGCTTAAAGTCGTATTAGAGCGTGCAAAAACATATAGCGTGCCAAAAGCCATTATTGAGCGCGCGATTGAAAAAGCTAAAGGCGGTTCTGAAGAAAGTTATGATGAATTGCGTTATGAAGGGTTTGGTCCTAATGGGTCAATGATTATCGTTGATGCGTTAACAAATAATGTAAATCGAACTGCAGCAGAAGTGCGTTCGGCCTTTAATAAAAATGGAGGAAACATGGGGGTTAGTGGGTCTGTAGCTTACATGTTTGATGCAACGGCAGTATTTGGAGTGGAAGGAAAAAGTGCAGATGACGTATTGGAACTTTTAATGGAAGCAGACATAGATGCACGTGACATATTAGATGAAGATAGTTCCGTTATTGTGTACGCTGAACCCGACCAATTTCATGCTGTGCAAGAAGCATTTAAAAATATAGGGGTCACAGATTTTACTTTAGCCGAATTGACAATGCTAGCCCAAAACGATATCGCGTTATCAGAAGAAGATCAAGTTCAATTTGAGAAATTAATAGACGCATTAGAAGACTTAGAAGATGTACAGCAAGTCTATCATAATGTTGAGCTTAACTAA
- a CDS encoding DoxX family membrane protein: MLKNLLRLFLGIVFLGAGLNGFLVIFSIDPLIETSEQAMVLFQFDYLLVAVKSLEVLCGALLCFNRYVPLALALLAPISVNILLLHIFVDHALLPLALILFIVHGVLVVFYKDNFHYLLEK, encoded by the coding sequence TTGTTAAAAAACTTATTACGTTTATTTTTAGGGATTGTATTTCTAGGTGCTGGACTTAATGGATTTCTCGTTATTTTTTCTATTGATCCTTTGATTGAAACGAGTGAACAAGCGATGGTGTTGTTTCAGTTTGATTATTTGCTTGTTGCTGTTAAGAGTTTAGAAGTTTTATGTGGTGCTTTGTTGTGTTTTAACCGTTATGTTCCACTAGCATTAGCACTGCTTGCCCCGATCTCTGTGAATATACTGTTATTGCATATTTTCGTTGACCATGCCTTGCTTCCACTGGCCTTAATTCTTTTTATAGTACATGGAGTATTAGTTGTTTTTTATAAAGACAATTTTCATTATTTACTTGAAAAGTAG
- a CDS encoding metal ABC transporter substrate-binding protein: MSKKFLFVVMSSVVIFLLAGCGSDDASTSPDSEGLEITTSFSILGDVISEVIGDRGTVNYIVPIGEEPHEYEPVPSDFQRVSDSDVFYVHGLNLEEWLEKLIENVGDVSVVTVSENITPIMLEGDENEPDPHAWMNVANMQSYIEVIVEDLIERDPEGEEVYRENAEAYLEELAQLDDWIKTEVQKIPEEYRVLVISEDAFKYFGDAYGFQTEGVWELNSHEEGTPSQISRVIDVVKDQNLPAVFVETTVDKRYMESVSNDSGVPIAGEVYTDAVGQEGSGAESYILMMRHNVETFVEGLQ; this comes from the coding sequence ATGTCGAAGAAGTTTTTGTTTGTAGTCATGAGTAGTGTAGTCATCTTTTTATTAGCAGGGTGTGGAAGTGATGATGCGTCAACTTCACCTGACTCAGAAGGGTTAGAAATAACAACGAGTTTTTCTATCTTAGGGGATGTCATTAGTGAAGTTATCGGAGACAGAGGGACAGTGAACTATATCGTTCCTATTGGAGAAGAGCCACATGAATATGAGCCAGTTCCAAGTGATTTCCAACGTGTAAGTGATTCTGATGTTTTTTACGTTCATGGTCTAAACTTAGAAGAGTGGTTAGAGAAATTAATTGAAAATGTAGGAGATGTTTCTGTTGTAACCGTCAGCGAAAACATTACTCCAATTATGCTTGAAGGAGATGAAAATGAGCCAGACCCTCATGCATGGATGAACGTTGCGAATATGCAATCTTACATTGAAGTAATCGTCGAAGACTTAATTGAAAGAGACCCTGAAGGTGAAGAGGTTTATCGTGAAAATGCAGAAGCTTACTTAGAAGAATTAGCTCAACTTGATGATTGGATTAAAACAGAAGTTCAAAAGATTCCTGAAGAATACCGTGTTTTAGTCATTAGTGAAGATGCTTTTAAATATTTTGGCGATGCATACGGGTTTCAAACAGAAGGGGTTTGGGAGTTGAACTCTCATGAAGAAGGAACTCCTAGTCAAATCTCTCGTGTCATAGATGTTGTAAAAGATCAAAACTTGCCAGCAGTATTCGTTGAAACAACAGTAGACAAACGATATATGGAATCTGTTTCAAATGATTCTGGAGTACCAATTGCTGGAGAAGTATATACAGATGCGGTTGGCCAAGAAGGTAGTGGCGCGGAAAGTTATATTTTAATGATGAGACACAATGTAGAAACCTTTGTTGAAGGTTTACAATAA